One part of the Paroedura picta isolate Pp20150507F chromosome 5, Ppicta_v3.0, whole genome shotgun sequence genome encodes these proteins:
- the LOC143837226 gene encoding interferon-inducible GTPase 5-like translates to MAGSNSKEFITKDLAEMKAFLGQRDLQSALASVEKELRLLKDTRLDIAFTGVSGAGKSSLVNAFRNISDYEEGAAKTGVNQTTMDPEGYPHPQFPELTLWDLPGIGTREFKPKEYLEKVNFNRYDFFIIVASERFTINDSMLASEIQKTNKRFYFVRTKVDQAIESERRKPNFCEKQTLEVIRKYCLANLKEEGAVNPRVFLVSSWHLNMYDFPLLQKTLADELNDLKRPLLIMAMPAFSREHLQEKKAAMESLIWKKALLSCGIGGISVPGLSLLFDIALLVSTLKDFCKAFGLDEDSLRNLAQRVGKPVDVLKSAVKKTPLANQINPELVQSLSSKSLLVSSAMVLEELSDFIPVIGSVVGAANSFATTFYMLKRFLEDAVEDAESLLAKLAE, encoded by the coding sequence ATGGCTGGGAGCAACTCTAAAGAATTCATAACAAAGGATCTTGCTGAGATGAAGGCCTTTTTGGGACAAAGAGATCTCCAAAGTGCATTAGCAAGTGTTGAGAAAGAGTTAAGATTATTGAAGGACACAAGACTTGATATTGCTTTCACAGGGGTTTCAGGGGCCGGTAAATCTTCCCTTGTGAACGCATTTCGGAATATCTCAGATTATGAAGAAGGTGCAGCTAAAACTGGGGTGAACCAGACTACTATGGATCCAGAAGGATATCCCCATCCTCAGTTCCCAGAACTAACATTATGGGATCTACCAGGAATAGGGACCCGTGAATTTAAACCAAAAGAATACCTAGAAAAGGTAAATTTTAACAGGTATGACTTCTTCATCATTGTTGCCTCAGAACGCTTCACCATAAATGACTCAATGCTGGCCTCAGAAATTCAGAAGACGAATAAGAGATTTTACTTTGTTCGCACCAAAGTGGATCAGGCTATAGAGTCTGAAAGAAGGAAGCCAAACTTCTGTGAGAAGCAGACGCTGGAAGTGATACGTAAATACTGCCTTGCCAATTTGAAAGAAGAAGGGGCAGTCAATCCAAGGGTTTTTCTCGTATCCAGCTGGCATTTGAATATGTACGATTTCCCTCTCCTGCAGAAGACCCTAGCAGATGAACTGAATGATCTCAAGAGACCTCTTCTAATTATGGCAATGCCTGCTTTCTCCAGAGaacacctgcaagagaaaaaggctgctatggAGTCCCTTATCTGGAAAAAAGCCCTTTTGTCTTGTGGCATTGGGGGCATTTCTGTCCCaggtctctctcttctttttgatATCGCTCTCCTGGTGTCAACATTGAAGGATTTCTGCAAGGCCTTTGGCTTGGATGAAGATTCCCTCCGTAACCTTGCCCAACGGGTTGGCAAACCTGTCGACGTTCTGAAATCTGCTGTCAAGAAGACTCCTCTGGCCAACCAGATCAACCCAGAATTAGTGCAGTCTCTGTCGTCCAAGTCACTGTTGGTTTCCTCTGCAATGGTGCTGGAAGagctttcagatttcatacctGTCATTGGCTCTGTAGTTGGTGCAGCTAATTCTTTTGCCACCACATTCTACATGCTGAAGCGCTTCCTGGAAGATGCAGTGGAAGATGCTGAGAGTCTTCTGGCAAAATTGGCTGAGTAA
- the LOC143838847 gene encoding interferon-inducible GTPase 5-like — protein MAGSNSKESIKKDLAEMKAFLGQRYRQYALARVEKELRLLKNTRLDIAFTGVSGAGKSSLVNAFRNISDYEEGAAKTGVNQTTMDPERYPYPQFPELTLWDLPGIGTREFKPKEYLEKVNFNRYDFFIIVASERFTINDSMLASEIQKTNKRFYFVRTKVDQAIDAERRKPKFSEKQTLEVIRKYCLGNLKKEGAVNPRVFLVSSWHLNMYDFPDLQKTLADELNDLKRPLLIMAMPAFSREHLRKKKAAMESLIWKKALLSCGIGAIPIPGLSLIFDITLLMETMIQFCKAFCLDEDSLHNLAQRVGKPVDILKSAIKKTPLANQINPELVQSLSSKSLLVVSAMALEEFSDFIPVIGSLVGGVNSFATTFYMLKHFLEDAVEDAESLLAKVTEYNSC, from the coding sequence ATGGCTGGAAGCAACTCTAAAGAATCCATAAAAAAGGATCTTGCTGAGATGAAGGCCTTTTTGGGACAAAGATATCGCCAATATGCATTAGCAAGGGTTGAGAAAGAGTTAAGATTATTGAAGAACACAAGACTTGATATTGCTTTCACAGGGGTTTCAGGGGCCGGTAAATCTTCCCTTGTGAACGCCTTTCGGAATATCTCAGATTATGAAGAAGGTGCAGCTAAAACTGGGGTGAACCAGACTACTATGGATCCAGAAAGATATCCCTATCCTCAATTCCCAGAACTAACATTATGGGATCTACCAGGGATAGGGACCCGTGAATTTAAACCAAAAGAATACCTAGAAAAGGTAAATTTTAACAGGTATGACTTCTTCATCATTGTTGCCTCAGAACGCTTCACCATAAATGACTCAATGCTGGCCTCAGAAATTCAGAAGACAAATAAGAGATTTTACTTTGTTCGCACCAAAGTGGATCAGGCTATAGATGCTGAAAGAAGGAAGCCAAAGTTTAGTGAGAAACAGACGCTGGAAGTGATACGTAAATACTGCCTTGGCAATTTGAAAAAAGAAGGGGCGGTCAATCCAAGGGTTTTTCTCGTATCCAGCTGGCATTTGAATATGTACGATTTCCCAGATTTGCAGAAGACCCTAGCAGATGAACTGAATGATCTCAAGAGACCTCTTCTAATTATGGCAATGCCTGCTTTCTCAAGAGAACACCTGCGAAAGAAAAAGGCTGCTATGGAGTCCCTTATCTGGAAAAAAGCCCTTTTGTCTTGTGGCATTGGGGCCATTCCTATCCCTGGCCTCTCTCTTATTTTTGATATCACTCTCCTGATGGAAACAATgatacagttctgcaaggccttttGCTTGGATGAAGATTCTCTCCATAACCTTGCCCAACGGGTTGGCAAACCTGTCGACATTCTGAAATCTGCTATCAAGAAGACTCCTCTGGCCAACCAGATCAACCCAGAATTAGTGCAGTCTCTGTCGTCCAAGTCACTGTTGGTTGTCTCTGCAATGGCGCTGGAAGAGTTTTCTGATTTCATACCTGTCATTGGCTCTCTAGTTGGTGGAGTAAATTCTTTTGCCACCACATTCTACATGCTGAAGCACTTCCTGGAAGATGCAGTGGAAGATGCTGAGAGTCTTCTGGCAAAAGTTACAGAGTACAATTCCTGCTGA